Proteins from a genomic interval of Thermoanaerobacterium thermosaccharolyticum DSM 571:
- a CDS encoding IS110 family transposase, with protein sequence MKYNQNTKIMQITEKTLIVGVDIAKEIHHARAFDFRGIEYGKRIEFSNDIDGMKRFLKWAADIMNKSNKEHLMVGMEPTGHYWLCFAQFLRDKNHKVVLVNPFHVKRSKEFDDNSPTKNDRKDPKTIAMLVKDGRYVEPNIPEGIYSELRIAVDIREMLTKDLNKIKNRVARWLDIYFPEFNKVFADWEGKAALITLKEFPTPAKILGIGAEEILAAWKKEINRAVGAKRALKLIEAASQSVGKRDGIEMAEIEIKIILEQYEMLVKQLKKIESKIEELFMQVPGANEMLSIKGVGVITAAIFIAEVGDITRYEHPKQIQKLAGYNLVENSSGQHKGQTTISKRGRRRLRSALYKMIMPILANNKEFQELHKYYTTRKENPLKKKQSMIVLCCKLIRVFFVILKKGVKYNGNKMLRDIKRPEIRNAA encoded by the coding sequence ATGAAGTATAACCAAAATACAAAAATAATGCAAATAACAGAAAAGACATTAATTGTAGGTGTAGACATTGCTAAAGAGATACATCACGCTAGAGCTTTCGATTTCAGAGGAATAGAATACGGTAAGCGTATTGAATTTAGCAATGACATTGATGGAATGAAAAGATTTTTAAAATGGGCTGCAGATATTATGAATAAAAGCAACAAAGAGCATCTGATGGTTGGCATGGAACCAACAGGCCATTATTGGCTCTGCTTTGCACAGTTTCTTAGAGATAAGAACCATAAGGTGGTACTGGTAAATCCATTCCATGTAAAGAGAAGTAAGGAATTTGATGATAACTCGCCAACTAAAAATGACAGGAAAGACCCTAAGACAATTGCAATGCTAGTTAAAGATGGAAGATATGTTGAACCTAATATACCTGAGGGTATATACAGCGAACTTAGAATTGCAGTGGACATAAGAGAGATGCTTACAAAGGATTTAAACAAGATAAAGAACCGAGTTGCAAGATGGCTTGATATATACTTTCCTGAGTTTAATAAAGTTTTTGCAGATTGGGAAGGGAAAGCAGCACTGATAACGTTAAAAGAATTTCCAACGCCTGCAAAGATATTAGGTATTGGAGCTGAGGAAATACTTGCAGCTTGGAAAAAGGAAATTAATCGTGCTGTAGGTGCAAAGAGGGCTTTAAAGCTTATAGAAGCTGCCAGTCAAAGTGTTGGTAAAAGAGATGGCATTGAGATGGCAGAGATAGAGATAAAAATTATACTTGAACAGTACGAAATGCTTGTAAAACAGTTAAAAAAAATAGAAAGCAAAATAGAAGAACTTTTCATGCAAGTACCTGGTGCTAATGAAATGCTAAGTATAAAAGGTGTAGGAGTAATAACAGCAGCAATATTTATTGCTGAAGTTGGCGATATAACAAGATATGAGCATCCAAAACAAATACAGAAGCTTGCGGGTTACAATCTGGTAGAGAATAGTTCAGGACAGCATAAAGGGCAAACCACCATAAGCAAAAGAGGAAGAAGGAGGCTAAGAAGTGCTCTATACAAAATGATAATGCCAATACTTGCAAACAATAAAGAATTTCAGGAATTACACAAATACTACACCACAAGAAAAGAAAACCCGCTTAAAAAGAAACAGTCAATGATAGTTTTATGCTGCAAGCTAATCAGAGTATTTTTTGTCATACTGAAAAAAGGAGTAAAATACAACGGAAATAAGATGTTAAGAGATATAAAAAGACCAGAGATTAGGAATGCTGCATAA
- a CDS encoding Uma2 family endonuclease, which produces MPLPKENKKYTYADYLTWPEGERYEIIDGVPYMQAAPTWQHQAVLLELSRQFANYLRNKTCMVFTSPFDLRLPEDNNQNDDDVTNVLQPDIVVVCDRSGLRKTGYYGTPDLIVEIVSSSSMRRDKLEKFNIYEKSGVKEYWIVEPEGKIVSVFVLQDSKRYGRPEIYADEDKVKVTIFDDLIIDLKPVFDY; this is translated from the coding sequence ATGCCACTACCGAAAGAAAATAAGAAATATACGTATGCTGATTATTTGACATGGCCGGAAGGAGAAAGGTATGAGATAATTGATGGAGTGCCTTATATGCAGGCGGCACCGACATGGCAGCATCAAGCAGTGCTATTGGAGTTGTCAAGACAATTTGCAAATTATTTGCGAAATAAGACTTGCATGGTATTCACTTCACCCTTTGATTTACGTCTGCCAGAGGATAATAACCAAAATGATGATGATGTAACTAATGTCCTACAGCCTGATATAGTTGTTGTGTGCGATAGATCTGGATTGCGAAAGACTGGATATTATGGTACGCCTGATTTGATTGTAGAGATTGTATCGTCATCAAGTATGAGGCGGGACAAATTAGAAAAATTTAATATATATGAGAAATCGGGTGTTAAGGAATATTGGATAGTGGAACCAGAAGGGAAAATTGTAAGTGTGTTTGTTTTACAAGATAGTAAAAGATACGGAAGACCTGAAATATATGCTGACGAAGATAAAGTTAAGGTAACTATTTTTGATGATCTTATAATTGATTTAAAACCGGTATTTGATTATTAG
- a CDS encoding DUF6431 domain-containing protein — MIIIAFPVKNIHEYIENESYLYIDTPSGCPNCNYNGKLYRHGYYCRGVFIDNNCIDITIARVICPVCHKTHALIPDFLVPYFIYPLSVILTSLKKIFIDGHGTTYVADEIIKEFNLSFVKEQNISYFKMRFLSILNYVHSFFANFREYIETMNSLSPRTLISNICKYTKEKLKFNLHYFDLMKVHFFKKV, encoded by the coding sequence ATGATAATTATAGCCTTTCCAGTTAAAAATATACATGAATATATCGAAAATGAATCATATTTGTACATAGATACACCATCTGGATGTCCTAATTGCAATTACAACGGTAAATTGTATAGGCACGGTTATTACTGCAGGGGTGTCTTTATTGACAATAATTGCATAGATATTACCATAGCAAGAGTTATTTGTCCTGTATGCCATAAGACACATGCTTTAATACCGGATTTCCTTGTGCCATATTTTATCTATCCTTTATCTGTTATTCTAACTTCTTTGAAAAAAATATTTATCGATGGACATGGCACTACATATGTTGCTGATGAAATCATTAAAGAGTTTAATTTGTCTTTTGTAAAAGAGCAAAATATCAGTTATTTCAAAATGAGATTTCTCTCGATTTTGAATTATGTTCACAGCTTTTTTGCTAATTTTCGAGAATACATTGAAACAATGAACAGTTTATCACCTAGAACTTTGATAAGCAATATTTGTAAATATACAAAAGAAAAGCTAAAGTTTAATTTACACTATTTTGATTTGATGAAAGTACATTTTTTCAAAAAAGTTTAA
- a CDS encoding methyl-accepting chemotaxis protein encodes MITISKNEMLDFFHKLTAFLPILFEDSVSFAIVDNEKYLEIQNCDELPINAEVGDAIPEGGAAFEALRTGNYIIKDVPKEVYGVPFKSYAIPIKDYDNAVIGVFLMGKSLEKRHKVLSLSENLAASLEQISSAIQEVSSGVEIVVNSNTKILEEVDKAIENAKGTDDILNFVQNISKQTNLLGLNAAIEAARAGEMGKGFSVVAEEIRKLSNTSSESIRRIDSVLEKIQESIKSISNKINESSSFFETQAAAFEEITSSIEELSDTSQLLEELARNL; translated from the coding sequence TTGATAACTATATCTAAAAATGAAATGCTTGACTTTTTTCATAAATTAACAGCTTTTTTACCTATACTTTTTGAGGACAGTGTATCCTTTGCTATTGTAGATAATGAAAAGTATTTAGAGATACAAAATTGTGATGAGCTTCCTATTAATGCAGAAGTAGGTGATGCAATTCCAGAAGGTGGTGCAGCCTTTGAAGCCCTTAGAACTGGAAACTACATCATAAAAGATGTACCTAAAGAAGTATATGGAGTACCATTTAAATCATATGCCATCCCTATAAAAGATTATGATAATGCTGTAATTGGAGTTTTTCTTATGGGAAAAAGTTTAGAAAAAAGACATAAAGTATTGTCACTATCAGAAAATCTGGCAGCATCACTTGAACAAATATCTTCAGCTATTCAAGAGGTTTCCTCTGGAGTTGAAATTGTAGTTAATTCCAATACTAAGATATTAGAAGAAGTTGATAAAGCTATTGAAAATGCAAAAGGTACTGATGATATTTTAAATTTTGTTCAAAACATTTCTAAACAAACTAATTTATTGGGACTAAATGCAGCCATTGAAGCCGCTAGAGCTGGTGAAATGGGTAAAGGCTTTAGTGTAGTTGCTGAAGAAATACGAAAATTATCTAATACCAGCAGTGAATCTATAAGGAGAATAGACTCAGTATTAGAAAAAATACAAGAATCTATAAAAAGTATATCTAACAAAATAAATGAATCAAGTTCATTTTTTGAGACCCAAGCTGCTGCCTTTGAAGAAATTACTTCTTCCATAGAGGAATTAAGTGATACATCTCAACTCTTAGAAGAATTAGCAAGGAATTTATAG
- a CDS encoding copper amine oxidase N-terminal domain-containing protein, whose protein sequence is MFKKIITAMLILSLVVIPFMAFADDTTSSTSDNTTTSTQAVTSNDNTTVSDSVYDQTSGDSTTIQNSQIDAINSQIQELEQELETAINNNQFAKALEISNKIKALEQKLKTLSQNDQLEAQIADLKTEAINDFQNGQIDNAINVIKQIISLKHSQDNYALLGKIYHMVKKDNTPHVFANGKEVLSDVNPMIYNNRTYIPLRAVANAIGVDNNAISWDNNNRTVNIKTGNINIYMPVNTTNIKVNGNAKAIDAPAIIYKNRVMVPLRAISQLFNKSVNWYQEGQIATVGD, encoded by the coding sequence ATGTTTAAAAAAATAATTACAGCGATGTTGATTTTATCATTGGTTGTCATTCCATTTATGGCTTTTGCAGATGATACGACAAGTAGTACATCTGATAACACAACAACATCAACACAAGCAGTAACAAGCAACGATAACACTACTGTAAGCGACAGCGTTTATGATCAAACTTCAGGCGACAGCACAACAATACAAAATTCTCAGATTGACGCAATAAATTCACAAATTCAAGAATTAGAACAGGAATTGGAAACAGCTATAAATAACAATCAATTTGCAAAAGCTTTAGAAATCTCTAATAAAATTAAAGCATTAGAGCAAAAACTTAAGACATTAAGTCAAAATGATCAGTTAGAAGCACAAATCGCTGATCTAAAAACAGAAGCAATAAATGATTTTCAAAATGGCCAAATTGATAATGCAATCAATGTAATAAAACAAATAATTAGCTTAAAGCACTCTCAAGATAATTATGCGCTTCTTGGAAAAATATATCACATGGTAAAAAAAGATAATACACCGCATGTATTTGCTAATGGCAAAGAAGTATTATCTGATGTAAATCCAATGATATACAACAATCGTACATACATTCCTTTAAGAGCCGTGGCAAACGCAATTGGTGTGGACAATAACGCTATAAGCTGGGATAACAATAACAGAACAGTAAATATTAAAACAGGCAACATAAATATATACATGCCTGTAAATACAACCAATATAAAAGTAAATGGAAATGCAAAAGCAATCGATGCACCTGCCATAATATATAAAAATAGAGTAATGGTGCCATTAAGAGCAATAAGCCAACTTTTCAATAAATCTGTAAATTGGTATCAAGAAGGCCAAATTGCGACTGTTGGTGACTAA
- a CDS encoding SEC-C domain-containing protein, which yields MKIFDISRNDDCICGSGKKYKKCCMNNIEEIKKTLTNSLSNEVNLFSDDVEFIKIVSILYGANLSEKNKSFKADKIVKLILETFETEDNYTNDDYIQFLRKMTRNIAEDKRLKKVRVPGDLLKDIEIGNELDVDNLLKEIVEENLVEEILLSIAFELQNFNFNEKEIKDLFLLIRISILDEYNTLVKVAIGATMIEIAKALEEIHAINGTKTMDKIYDIASKYPSFNEYLSSKMFDTITNDLAYVLDERIDIPFFIVYLFLLKFYHRILSSFLFDFKTPTEFYDSLFDEVLQNLLYKELIIYEKALKTILTSLELKSESINDEKVKMSFENVLSLLSLPINHWNMEIFEQIMKVNILRTLNNLPAKVEGIDKEVKLQDLISDEILDEYIVYLKKNGLEQIVDLFKKIYGDLKNTMSKISSDILANLDIKF from the coding sequence ATGAAAATATTTGACATTAGCAGAAATGATGATTGTATCTGTGGTAGCGGGAAAAAATATAAAAAGTGTTGTATGAATAACATCGAAGAAATAAAAAAAACTTTGACAAATTCCTTGTCTAATGAGGTTAATCTTTTTTCAGATGATGTTGAGTTTATTAAAATCGTAAGTATACTTTATGGAGCAAATCTATCTGAAAAGAATAAATCTTTTAAAGCTGATAAAATTGTCAAATTGATTTTAGAGACATTCGAAACAGAAGACAATTATACAAATGATGATTACATACAATTTCTTAGAAAAATGACCAGAAATATAGCTGAAGATAAAAGATTAAAAAAAGTAAGAGTACCTGGCGACCTTTTAAAGGATATTGAAATAGGAAATGAATTAGATGTAGATAATCTCTTAAAAGAGATTGTAGAAGAAAATTTAGTTGAAGAAATTCTTTTAAGTATTGCTTTTGAGTTGCAAAATTTTAATTTTAATGAAAAAGAAATAAAGGATCTTTTTCTTTTAATACGGATATCTATATTAGATGAATATAATACATTAGTAAAAGTGGCAATAGGAGCTACTATGATTGAGATAGCTAAGGCTCTGGAAGAAATACACGCTATAAATGGTACTAAGACTATGGATAAAATCTATGACATAGCTTCGAAGTATCCATCATTCAATGAATATCTAAGCAGTAAAATGTTTGATACTATTACAAATGATTTGGCTTATGTTTTAGATGAGCGCATAGATATTCCTTTTTTCATAGTATATCTGTTTTTGCTTAAATTCTATCATAGAATTTTATCATCATTTTTATTTGACTTTAAGACACCCACTGAATTTTACGATTCATTATTTGATGAGGTATTACAAAACTTACTTTATAAAGAGCTAATTATTTATGAAAAAGCTTTAAAGACTATCCTCACGAGCTTAGAATTAAAATCTGAAAGTATAAATGACGAGAAGGTAAAAATGTCTTTTGAAAATGTTCTGTCACTTTTAAGTCTGCCTATTAATCATTGGAATATGGAAATATTTGAACAAATAATGAAAGTAAATATTTTAAGAACTTTGAATAATTTGCCTGCAAAAGTAGAGGGCATAGACAAAGAAGTAAAATTACAAGACTTAATTTCGGATGAAATCTTAGATGAATACATAGTTTACTTAAAGAAAAATGGTTTAGAACAAATAGTGGATCTATTTAAAAAAATTTACGGTGATTTAAAAAATACGATGAGTAAAATAAGCAGTGATATTCTGGCCAACTTAGATATAAAATTTTAG
- a CDS encoding cobalamin B12-binding domain-containing protein codes for MKRLIIAASIENDVHVAGVYKFLRLAESEGFDIQFLGPATPIDKLVEIIRLRKPDIVGISYRLTPDSLKSILDVLKSRIKEYNLNGIRWIFGGTEPNCIVAKESGIFEEVFDGTSGDEFTISYLKGQKVLADEVEYGQDIVDRIERNYPYPVIRHHFGLPSYKDTLAGIKKIASEKVLDVISIAPDQNTQEHFFDKKYNTALDGAGGVPIRSEEEFKKLYDESRRGNYPLLRCYSGTNDVFKMAKMLKDTINNAWAAIPLCWYNVLDSRGPRQVEESIRENQKLMKWHADRNIPVEVNEAHHWGLRDAHDAIYVAASYLAAYNAKKMGVKNYIAQFMFNVPPATSPKMDLAKMLASIELVESLQDDNFRVFRQARAGLASMPQDLFEAKGQLASSAYLSMAIKPHIYHVVGFCEAHHAATPDDIIESVKIVKAVIKNTLSGMFDFTQDLDVLKRKEELINDAKVILNGIRELNTLCSDPLSDPHTLSLAIKLGILDAPHLKGNKSASGALQTKVINGACYAFDYENNRVIEEEERVFNIIQNYQKMIIVA; via the coding sequence ATGAAAAGATTAATTATAGCTGCTTCGATTGAGAATGACGTTCACGTTGCTGGCGTTTATAAATTTTTACGGCTTGCAGAGAGCGAAGGATTTGATATTCAGTTTTTAGGCCCTGCAACGCCAATTGATAAACTTGTAGAAATTATACGGTTAAGAAAACCTGACATAGTTGGAATAAGTTATAGATTGACTCCTGATTCACTTAAATCCATATTAGATGTTCTTAAAAGCAGGATAAAAGAATACAATCTTAATGGCATTAGATGGATATTTGGCGGTACGGAACCAAATTGCATAGTTGCCAAAGAATCAGGTATTTTTGAGGAAGTTTTTGACGGAACTTCAGGTGATGAATTTACAATTTCGTATTTGAAAGGACAAAAAGTCTTAGCCGATGAAGTGGAGTATGGGCAGGATATAGTTGATAGAATTGAAAGAAATTATCCTTATCCTGTAATAAGACATCACTTTGGCCTGCCGTCGTACAAGGATACACTTGCCGGCATAAAAAAGATTGCGTCAGAAAAAGTTCTCGATGTGATATCAATAGCACCTGATCAAAATACACAGGAGCACTTTTTTGATAAAAAGTATAATACTGCACTTGATGGTGCAGGAGGTGTGCCAATAAGGTCAGAAGAAGAATTTAAAAAACTTTACGATGAATCAAGGCGTGGAAATTATCCATTGCTTAGATGCTACAGTGGGACAAATGACGTTTTTAAAATGGCTAAAATGCTAAAGGATACGATAAACAATGCATGGGCTGCTATACCCCTTTGCTGGTACAATGTATTAGATAGCAGGGGACCTAGACAGGTTGAAGAATCTATAAGAGAGAACCAAAAGCTGATGAAGTGGCATGCCGACAGAAATATACCTGTAGAAGTCAATGAAGCACATCACTGGGGACTTAGGGATGCACATGATGCCATTTATGTGGCGGCAAGCTATCTTGCAGCATATAATGCTAAAAAAATGGGTGTTAAAAACTATATAGCACAGTTTATGTTTAATGTTCCACCAGCTACATCGCCTAAAATGGATCTTGCTAAGATGTTGGCATCTATAGAGCTTGTTGAAAGCCTTCAGGACGATAACTTTAGAGTGTTTAGACAGGCTAGGGCAGGGCTTGCAAGCATGCCGCAGGATCTTTTTGAGGCGAAAGGGCAACTTGCTTCAAGTGCATATCTCTCCATGGCTATAAAACCTCATATATATCATGTTGTAGGTTTTTGTGAAGCCCATCATGCTGCAACGCCAGATGATATAATAGAAAGTGTAAAGATTGTAAAAGCTGTAATAAAAAATACCTTATCTGGCATGTTCGATTTTACTCAAGATTTAGATGTTTTAAAGAGGAAAGAGGAACTTATAAACGATGCAAAAGTGATACTTAATGGTATAAGAGAGCTTAATACATTGTGCAGCGATCCGCTGTCAGATCCTCATACCTTATCGTTAGCGATAAAATTAGGCATATTGGACGCGCCGCATCTTAAAGGGAATAAAAGTGCAAGTGGTGCACTGCAGACGAAAGTTATAAATGGAGCATGCTACGCATTTGACTACGAAAATAATAGAGTGATAGAGGAAGAAGAGAGAGTCTTTAATATAATTCAAAACTATCAAAAGATGATAATTGTGGCGTAA
- a CDS encoding ExeA family protein has protein sequence MKKEGKTMFNVYYGLTFNPFSKDCDVKYHYKSQDYIQAMSRLEFLKDKKGFGLITGDPGSGKSYTLKCFVTSLNPNMYKVVYIPISTLTVMDFYRYLSDGLGLIPKHRKCDMFRQIQDVILSYHSKNITPVIIVDEAQFISNSILDDLRIIFNFDMDTKNYALLILSGQTQLIIQLNRQAHEALRQRIVLNYSFKGLNKDETKEYITSRLKCAGCNETIFTDDAIELIYSSTNGYLRKINLLAEMSMILGAKESQKTINGELVFRAQSDINITE, from the coding sequence ATGAAGAAAGAAGGAAAAACAATGTTCAATGTATATTATGGATTAACATTTAATCCATTTTCTAAAGACTGTGATGTGAAATATCACTACAAATCACAGGATTATATACAAGCAATGAGCAGATTAGAATTTTTAAAAGATAAAAAAGGATTTGGGTTAATAACAGGAGATCCTGGATCTGGTAAGTCATATACACTAAAATGCTTTGTAACTTCTTTAAATCCTAATATGTACAAGGTTGTGTACATACCAATATCAACACTTACCGTTATGGATTTTTACAGGTATTTATCCGACGGCTTAGGATTAATACCGAAGCATAGAAAATGTGATATGTTTCGCCAGATACAGGATGTAATATTAAGTTATCATTCAAAAAACATAACTCCCGTTATCATCGTTGATGAGGCTCAGTTCATAAGCAACTCAATCCTTGATGATTTACGTATTATATTTAATTTTGACATGGACACAAAAAATTATGCATTACTTATATTATCTGGACAAACACAATTAATTATACAGTTGAATAGACAAGCACATGAAGCATTAAGGCAGCGAATAGTTTTAAATTATTCATTTAAGGGTTTAAACAAAGATGAAACAAAAGAATATATAACATCCAGATTAAAATGTGCAGGATGCAATGAAACAATATTTACTGATGACGCAATTGAATTAATATATTCAAGCACAAATGGATATTTGAGAAAAATTAATTTACTTGCAGAAATGTCAATGATATTAGGAGCTAAAGAAAGTCAAAAAACTATAAATGGTGAGCTAGTATTTAGAGCTCAAAGTGATATAAATATTACAGAATAA
- a CDS encoding DDE-type integrase/transposase/recombinase, whose product MDNDVKQKIAYFKFSLIAPLINENYTQETAKEYMEVITSKVYDVPSLGKREFSPNTIKTWLYCYRKYGFEGLYPKSRCDKGASRVLTDDVKAYIKNLKLDNPRRSAKSIYQELLVKKFIELDKVSLSTVQRYLRKTKISTSALNTKDRRSFEMEYPNDCWQSDISMGPYLIINDKKIKTYLIAFLDDSSRLITHAEFYDTDNVISLIDAFKKAVSKRGVPKKLFVDNGKVFQSEQLHLICASLGTSLCYAEPYSPESKGKIERFFRTLKDQWMYGFDWQKISSIDELNENLNKYIEGIYHQTVHSSTNMKPIEKFIKYTDTMKFINSKEDLDNIFLYRVKRRVIKDATVSIEKIKFEVPMQYIGDYVNIRYYPKSLDKAYIFSEDGKLLQTIHPVNKIDNSKIRRKEIDFSL is encoded by the coding sequence ATGGATAATGATGTTAAACAAAAAATTGCTTACTTTAAATTTTCTTTGATAGCACCGCTTATCAATGAAAATTACACTCAGGAAACTGCAAAAGAATATATGGAGGTTATTACTTCTAAAGTTTATGATGTGCCTTCATTAGGTAAAAGAGAATTTTCTCCTAATACAATTAAGACATGGCTTTACTGTTACAGAAAATATGGATTTGAAGGTTTATATCCAAAAAGCAGATGCGACAAAGGTGCTTCGAGAGTTTTAACTGATGATGTTAAAGCCTATATTAAGAATCTAAAACTTGATAATCCAAGAAGATCAGCTAAATCAATCTATCAGGAACTTTTGGTTAAAAAGTTTATTGAGCTTGATAAAGTATCCTTATCTACAGTTCAAAGATATCTTCGAAAAACTAAAATATCTACATCAGCATTAAACACAAAAGACAGGAGATCTTTTGAAATGGAGTATCCTAATGACTGTTGGCAATCTGATATATCAATGGGTCCATACTTAATTATCAACGACAAGAAGATTAAAACATACCTTATTGCTTTTCTGGATGATTCATCAAGGTTAATAACACATGCAGAATTTTATGATACAGATAATGTCATATCACTTATTGATGCGTTCAAAAAAGCCGTTTCGAAAAGAGGTGTTCCTAAAAAGCTATTTGTTGATAACGGCAAAGTATTCCAAAGCGAACAATTGCATTTAATATGTGCATCATTGGGAACGTCTTTATGTTATGCTGAACCGTATTCGCCAGAATCAAAAGGAAAAATCGAAAGATTTTTCAGGACATTAAAAGATCAATGGATGTATGGATTTGATTGGCAGAAAATATCTTCCATAGACGAATTGAATGAGAACTTGAATAAATATATTGAAGGAATATATCATCAAACAGTACATTCATCAACAAATATGAAGCCTATAGAGAAATTCATTAAATACACAGACACGATGAAATTCATAAATTCTAAAGAAGATCTTGATAACATATTTCTCTATAGAGTCAAAAGGCGTGTAATTAAAGATGCGACAGTATCAATAGAAAAAATTAAATTTGAAGTACCAATGCAGTATATTGGGGATTATGTAAATATACGATATTATCCAAAATCACTTGATAAAGCATATATTTTTAGCGAAGACGGTAAACTCTTACAAACAATACATCCAGTAAACAAAATTGATAATTCTAAGATAAGAAGAAAAGAAATAGACTTTTCTTTGTAA
- a CDS encoding NAD/NADP octopine/nopaline dehydrogenase family protein, with amino-acid sequence MNLPSFSVIGAGNGGQAMAAHLSLMGFTVNLYNRTREKLIPILNNGGIYLEGAVSGFAKLNMITDSIEDAIRDTDIIMVTIPASGHSDVAYEMLPYLKSGQIIVLNPGRTFGAIEFYNIIRARSDLNVVISETDTFIYACRSNDGRGKIFRIKDVVSLASIPSWKTNYVVDLLKLAYTQIVPAENVLETSLNNIGSIFHPAPILLNSARIETTEGSFQYYLEGISPSVAKILERMDRERVAVAHALGVNAITALDWLKDTYGVVSDNLYEAIQNTDAYKGLLAPRTLDCRYIFEDVPMSLVPISSIGRQLGVSTHTIDSIIHLASCMHEKNYWKIGRTVVKLGLDGKSAAEIKEIVEGVKEESTVA; translated from the coding sequence ATGAACTTACCATCATTTTCTGTCATTGGAGCTGGTAACGGCGGTCAGGCAATGGCAGCACACCTTTCACTAATGGGATTTACGGTTAATCTTTACAACAGAACTCGCGAAAAATTGATTCCTATCTTAAATAATGGGGGCATATATCTTGAAGGGGCAGTCAGCGGATTTGCTAAACTAAATATGATTACTGATAGCATAGAAGATGCAATAAGAGATACAGATATAATCATGGTAACTATTCCAGCATCGGGTCATAGTGATGTTGCATATGAAATGCTTCCATATCTAAAAAGTGGGCAAATAATTGTTTTAAATCCTGGAAGAACTTTTGGAGCAATTGAGTTTTACAATATTATAAGGGCCAGAAGTGATTTAAATGTAGTCATAAGCGAGACAGATACATTTATATATGCTTGTAGATCGAATGATGGCAGAGGGAAAATTTTTAGAATAAAAGATGTCGTATCATTAGCATCTATACCATCATGGAAGACAAATTACGTCGTTGATTTGCTGAAATTGGCTTATACACAGATAGTTCCAGCTGAAAATGTTTTAGAGACAAGTTTAAATAATATAGGTTCTATTTTTCATCCGGCACCTATACTATTAAATTCTGCACGAATAGAGACTACAGAGGGAAGCTTTCAATATTATTTGGAAGGTATATCTCCATCAGTTGCAAAGATATTGGAAAGAATGGATAGAGAAAGGGTTGCAGTAGCACATGCATTGGGCGTAAATGCAATTACAGCGTTAGATTGGTTAAAAGATACGTATGGTGTTGTTTCAGATAATTTATATGAGGCAATCCAAAATACAGATGCATACAAAGGATTACTAGCACCAAGGACACTAGACTGCAGGTACATTTTTGAAGATGTTCCCATGAGCTTAGTCCCAATTTCTTCAATTGGAAGGCAGTTAGGGGTTTCGACACATACTATTGATTCTATAATTCATTTGGCATCATGTATGCATGAAAAAAATTACTGGAAGATAGGGCGGACGGTAGTAAAGCTAGGATTGGATGGCAAAAGTGCAGCAGAAATAAAAGAAATAGTAGAAGGTGTAAAGGAGGAGAGCACTGTCGCATGA